In a genomic window of Streptomyces pristinaespiralis:
- the ligA gene encoding NAD-dependent DNA ligase LigA → MTTSPAVSVAPATVLADAAAYAAAVETATRASAAYYETGESTLDDDAYDRLVRGIAAYEQEHPDETSPASPTGKVAGGAVVAGDVPHTVPMLSLDNVFSAEQLVAWTASVERRTGPPVEEWSVEPKLDGLAVAARYEEGALTRLITRGDGTAGEDVSHAIGTIVGLPRTLAEPVTLEIRGEVLMTEEQFERANTVRVEHGGAPFANPRNGAAGTLRAKDRAYTVEMTFFGYGALAVPASGEELTGRLGEWGHGRIMRYVADLGVHTADSTAVAPRVLTTTEAIQARIDEIAAARPGLPFGIDGIVIKADSAADQAAAGFGSRAPRWAVAYKLPAVEKVTTLLGVEWNVGRTGIIAPRAVLEPVEIDGSTVTYATLHNPADITRRDLRTGDKVMVYKAGDIIPRVEAPVAHLRTGAEQPVVFPEVCPQCGSEIDTSEQRWRCVRGRDCHVVASVSYAAGRDQLDIEGLGVTRVVQLVDAGLVRDLADLFTLTREQLLGLERMGETSTDNLLAAIDTARTRPLSRVFCALGVRGTGRSMSRRIARYFAAMEHIRAADAETLQQVDGIGVEKARTVVAELEELAPLIDRLVAAGVNMTEPGATPPAARAEDGAGAEGEGQDTGAGASTAGGAGPLSGMTVVVTGAMTGALEKLSRNQMNELIERAGGKSSSSVSKRTSLLVAGENAGSKRDKAEQLGTRIATPDEFAAIVADFLDTGA, encoded by the coding sequence ATGACGACTTCACCTGCCGTTTCCGTCGCGCCTGCCACCGTTCTCGCCGACGCCGCCGCATACGCGGCGGCGGTCGAGACCGCGACCCGTGCCTCCGCCGCATACTACGAGACCGGCGAGAGCACTCTCGACGACGACGCCTACGACCGTCTGGTGCGCGGGATCGCCGCATACGAGCAGGAACACCCTGACGAGACGTCACCCGCATCCCCCACAGGGAAGGTCGCGGGCGGTGCGGTGGTGGCCGGGGACGTGCCGCACACCGTCCCGATGCTGTCCCTGGACAACGTCTTCTCCGCCGAGCAGCTCGTCGCCTGGACCGCTTCCGTGGAAAGACGCACGGGCCCCCCTGTAGAGGAGTGGAGCGTCGAGCCGAAGCTCGACGGCCTCGCGGTCGCCGCACGCTACGAAGAGGGCGCCCTGACCAGGCTGATCACCCGGGGTGACGGCACGGCGGGCGAGGACGTGTCGCACGCGATCGGCACGATCGTCGGTCTGCCGCGCACGCTCGCGGAGCCCGTCACGCTCGAGATCCGCGGCGAAGTGCTCATGACGGAGGAACAGTTCGAACGGGCGAACACGGTGCGCGTCGAGCACGGCGGTGCGCCGTTCGCCAATCCCCGTAACGGCGCCGCGGGCACGCTGCGGGCCAAGGACCGCGCGTACACGGTGGAGATGACCTTCTTCGGGTACGGGGCACTGGCGGTGCCCGCGTCCGGCGAGGAGCTCACCGGCCGGCTCGGCGAGTGGGGGCACGGTCGCATCATGCGTTACGTCGCTGACCTCGGCGTGCACACCGCCGACAGCACCGCCGTCGCCCCCCGCGTCCTGACCACCACCGAGGCGATCCAGGCCCGCATCGACGAGATCGCCGCCGCCCGCCCCGGCCTGCCCTTCGGGATAGACGGGATCGTCATCAAGGCGGACAGCGCGGCGGACCAGGCCGCGGCGGGCTTCGGCTCCCGGGCTCCCCGCTGGGCGGTCGCGTACAAGCTGCCCGCCGTGGAGAAGGTCACCACCCTGCTCGGCGTCGAGTGGAACGTGGGCCGGACGGGGATCATCGCTCCGCGCGCCGTGCTCGAGCCGGTTGAGATCGACGGGTCCACCGTCACCTACGCGACCCTCCACAACCCCGCCGACATCACCCGGCGCGATCTGCGCACGGGGGACAAGGTGATGGTCTACAAGGCCGGGGACATCATCCCGCGCGTCGAGGCGCCGGTCGCCCATCTGCGCACCGGCGCGGAGCAGCCCGTCGTGTTCCCCGAGGTCTGCCCCCAGTGCGGCTCCGAAATCGACACCTCCGAGCAGCGCTGGCGCTGTGTGCGGGGGCGGGACTGCCATGTGGTCGCCTCGGTGTCCTACGCGGCAGGGCGCGACCAGCTCGACATCGAAGGGCTCGGCGTCACCCGGGTCGTCCAGCTGGTCGACGCCGGACTGGTCCGCGACCTGGCCGACCTGTTCACCCTCACCCGCGAGCAGCTGCTCGGTCTGGAGCGTATGGGAGAGACGAGCACCGACAATCTGCTCGCCGCCATCGACACGGCGAGGACACGTCCGCTCTCCAGGGTGTTCTGCGCCCTCGGTGTCCGGGGCACCGGCCGTTCCATGTCCCGCCGTATCGCCCGGTACTTCGCCGCCATGGAGCACATACGCGCCGCCGACGCGGAGACCCTGCAGCAGGTCGACGGCATCGGCGTGGAGAAGGCCCGGACGGTCGTGGCCGAACTCGAGGAACTGGCCCCGCTGATCGACCGGCTGGTGGCCGCGGGCGTCAACATGACGGAGCCCGGCGCGACCCCGCCCGCGGCGCGTGCCGAGGACGGGGCCGGAGCCGAAGGGGAAGGGCAGGACACCGGGGCGGGTGCGAGCACCGCCGGTGGCGCGGGCCCGCTCTCCGGGATGACCGTCGTCGTCACCGGCGCGATGACCGGGGCACTGGAGAAGCTGAGCCGCAACCAGATGAACGAGCTCATCGAGCGCGCCGGCGGCAAGTCCTCCTCCAGCGTGTCCAAGCGCACCTCGCTCCTCGTCGCCGGGGAGAACGCCGGATCGAAGAGGGACAAGGCCGAGCAGCTCGGCACCCGGATCGCCACGCCGGACGAGTTCGCCGCGATCGTGGCCGACTTCCTCGACACGGGGGCCTGA
- a CDS encoding GNAT family N-acetyltransferase, with protein MSTETTAHRRAAVYEHTAAGFGTVRLVPLEPAADAPLIHAWVSEERARFWGMLGHTCEQVRETYEFVDSLTTHHAFLALLDEEPVALFQTYDPDADPVGECYDVRPGDFGLHLLVAPAREGARPGFTGVLVAVFTAYAFTDPAHLRLVVEPDARNEKAIDRMVRSGFELGPEIDKPEKRARLAFLDRETFERGLPAR; from the coding sequence ATGAGCACTGAGACCACCGCGCACCGCCGAGCGGCCGTGTACGAGCACACCGCCGCCGGGTTCGGGACGGTGCGGCTCGTGCCGTTGGAGCCGGCCGCCGACGCCCCGCTGATCCACGCGTGGGTGAGCGAGGAACGCGCGCGGTTCTGGGGCATGCTGGGGCACACCTGCGAACAGGTCCGTGAGACCTACGAGTTCGTCGACTCCCTCACCACGCACCACGCGTTCCTCGCCCTGCTGGACGAGGAGCCCGTCGCGCTCTTCCAGACGTACGACCCGGACGCCGACCCGGTGGGCGAGTGCTACGACGTGCGGCCCGGGGACTTCGGACTGCATCTGCTGGTCGCTCCCGCGCGGGAGGGGGCCCGCCCGGGCTTCACCGGCGTGCTCGTCGCGGTCTTCACGGCCTACGCGTTCACCGACCCGGCACATCTGCGGCTCGTGGTCGAACCGGACGCGCGCAACGAGAAGGCCATCGACCGGATGGTCCGGTCCGGGTTCGAGCTCGGACCGGAGATCGACAAGCCGGAGAAGCGTGCCCGGCTGGCCTTCCTCGACCGCGAGACCTTCGAACGGGGCCTGCCTGCGCGGTGA
- a CDS encoding penicillin acylase family protein: MSTTIYRDPWGIPHLRAGNALDLAFAQGRNAAVDRAWQIEVDRHRSQGTSAAFLGEEALAWDRFARMSRLDDTAQRCLAALDEETAAWIGRYVDGVNDGLEAGAARDPRFAAVSLSPGRWQPWTPLAVWLSTHILFAGFPTKLWREEVARALGDGSVELFATDGPGTSGSNGWLVGGERTATGAALIAGDPHRFIEDPGIYQQIRLACPEFDVVGLAVPGVPGIAHFGHTGTVAWAITNAMADYQDLYRERLRRRGDAVEALGPDGWRPAHAHTESITVAGGDPVEVEVIETERGPVIITTDDGSEAVSLRCPVRAGAGIGFGALPALLRARTVDDVDRAVEQWVEPVNVVQAADTDGGLLHRVAGRVPRRDRANRLRVVPAWESRYAWQGTYEPTPRAAVDGFAVMANARGLAAPLGIEFAPPHRAERIRQLLDEAPSWSAGDMSRIHMDTYLASAAPLLDLLAGLEGLGPEAAALRDRLARWDRRMDVGSTDAAVYAALRSAVVLKLSASPALAGLAELPRLPEVFLPWLALVPRVAFALERLLSPGALPGLDAEAAVREAVEEVAVSAPSGAWGDTHRLAPWQALPASPPEEWPSVSGDHDCVLSTASVPGITDRSARGPAARYVWDLARRENSLWVVPFGASGVPGHAHLRDQLPLWLAGELVPVITDWDSLTEERDEH; this comes from the coding sequence GTGAGTACGACGATCTACCGGGACCCGTGGGGAATCCCGCATCTGCGCGCGGGGAACGCTCTTGACCTCGCCTTCGCCCAGGGCCGCAACGCCGCGGTCGACCGGGCCTGGCAGATCGAGGTCGACCGGCACCGGTCGCAGGGAACCTCCGCCGCCTTCCTCGGCGAGGAAGCCCTCGCCTGGGACAGGTTCGCCCGCATGTCGCGCCTGGACGACACCGCACAGCGGTGCCTCGCCGCGCTCGACGAGGAGACGGCCGCCTGGATCGGCCGCTACGTGGACGGCGTCAACGACGGCCTGGAGGCCGGTGCCGCACGCGATCCCCGCTTCGCGGCCGTGTCCCTCTCCCCCGGCCGCTGGCAGCCGTGGACGCCGCTCGCCGTCTGGCTCTCCACCCACATCCTGTTCGCCGGATTCCCCACCAAGCTGTGGCGCGAGGAGGTCGCCAGGGCGCTCGGCGACGGGTCCGTCGAGCTCTTCGCGACCGACGGGCCGGGCACCTCGGGAAGCAACGGTTGGCTCGTCGGCGGCGAACGCACCGCCACGGGCGCCGCGCTCATCGCCGGTGATCCGCACCGGTTCATCGAGGACCCGGGCATCTACCAGCAGATCCGGCTGGCCTGCCCCGAGTTCGACGTGGTCGGACTCGCCGTGCCCGGCGTCCCGGGCATCGCCCACTTCGGCCACACCGGCACCGTCGCCTGGGCCATCACCAACGCCATGGCCGACTACCAGGACCTCTACCGCGAGCGCCTCCGAAGACGCGGCGACGCCGTCGAGGCGCTCGGCCCCGACGGCTGGCGGCCCGCGCACGCGCACACCGAGTCGATCACGGTGGCGGGCGGCGATCCCGTCGAGGTCGAGGTGATCGAGACGGAGCGCGGGCCGGTGATCATCACGACCGACGACGGCTCGGAGGCCGTCAGCCTGCGCTGCCCCGTACGCGCGGGCGCGGGCATCGGCTTCGGAGCGCTGCCGGCACTGCTGCGCGCCAGGACCGTCGACGACGTGGACCGCGCCGTCGAGCAGTGGGTGGAGCCGGTCAACGTCGTCCAGGCCGCCGACACCGACGGCGGCCTGCTGCACCGCGTGGCCGGCCGGGTACCGCGGCGCGACCGTGCCAACCGGCTGCGCGTGGTGCCCGCCTGGGAGTCGCGGTACGCCTGGCAGGGCACCTACGAACCCACCCCCCGTGCGGCGGTCGACGGCTTCGCCGTGATGGCGAACGCGCGCGGCCTGGCCGCTCCGCTCGGCATCGAGTTCGCGCCCCCTCACCGTGCCGAGCGCATCCGGCAGTTGCTGGACGAGGCGCCGTCCTGGTCCGCCGGGGACATGTCGCGCATCCACATGGACACGTATCTCGCGTCCGCCGCCCCGCTGCTGGACCTGCTGGCCGGCCTGGAGGGGCTCGGCCCGGAGGCCGCCGCGCTGCGCGACCGGCTGGCCCGCTGGGACCGCCGCATGGACGTCGGCAGCACCGACGCGGCCGTGTACGCGGCCCTTCGCTCCGCGGTGGTGCTCAAGCTCTCGGCGAGCCCCGCGCTGGCCGGACTGGCCGAACTCCCCCGCCTCCCCGAGGTCTTCCTCCCCTGGCTGGCTCTGGTGCCGCGCGTCGCCTTCGCGCTCGAGCGGCTGCTGTCCCCGGGTGCGCTGCCCGGCCTCGACGCGGAAGCGGCGGTGCGGGAGGCCGTGGAGGAAGTGGCGGTGAGCGCGCCGTCCGGCGCCTGGGGCGACACGCACCGGCTCGCCCCCTGGCAGGCGCTGCCCGCCTCGCCGCCCGAGGAGTGGCCCTCAGTGTCGGGCGACCACGACTGCGTGCTGTCGACGGCGAGCGTGCCCGGTATCACCGACCGCAGCGCCCGGGGCCCGGCCGCCCGCTACGTCTGGGACCTGGCGCGCCGCGAGAACAGCCTGTGGGTGGTCCCGTTCGGCGCTTCCGGAGTGCCCGGGCACGCCCACCTGCGCGACCAGCTGCCGCTGTGGCTGGCCGGAGAACTCGTCCCCGTGATCACCGACTGGGACAGCCTGACCGAGGAGAGAGATGAGCACTGA
- a CDS encoding GNAT family N-acetyltransferase — protein MTSPLTPPGAGRSRTAGPTAPGIRRATARDAKRLTRLVRGSSAYQGHYAPMVAGYRVGPDYIESHEVFAATGEDGRVLGFYALVLSPPELDVMPELDLMFVADDAQGLGIGRLLIEHLRGRARAAALDTVRIVAHPPAEGFYLSVGARRTGTVPARPPAVMWDRPELLLPVT, from the coding sequence ATGACTTCGCCCCTGACGCCACCCGGCGCCGGCCGGTCCCGGACCGCAGGCCCCACGGCCCCCGGTATCCGCCGGGCCACCGCCCGGGACGCGAAGCGGCTCACCCGCCTGGTCCGGGGTTCCAGCGCCTACCAGGGCCATTACGCCCCGATGGTCGCCGGATACCGGGTGGGGCCGGACTACATCGAGTCCCACGAGGTGTTCGCCGCCACCGGCGAGGACGGCAGGGTGCTCGGCTTCTACGCCCTCGTGCTGTCGCCGCCCGAGCTGGACGTCATGCCCGAGCTGGACCTGATGTTCGTGGCCGACGACGCCCAGGGGCTGGGTATCGGCCGGCTGCTGATCGAGCACCTGCGCGGACGCGCCCGCGCCGCCGCTCTCGACACCGTCCGCATCGTGGCGCACCCGCCCGCCGAGGGCTTCTACCTGAGCGTCGGCGCCCGCCGGACCGGCACCGTGCCGGCCCGCCCGCCGGCCGTGATGTGGGACCGTCCCGAACTGCTGCTCCCTGTCACCTGA
- a CDS encoding class I SAM-dependent methyltransferase, producing MSDLDTRRTSRDLGRQEEFAGEVVDVLNKGALALLMSVGHQTGLFDTLAGLPPSTSDEIAESAGLDERYVREWLGGMVVGGILEYEPEHGRYVLPPEHAASLVAAAGPDNLAGMMQYIALMGEVEQQVVRCFRDGGGVPYSAYPRFQALQAEETARVYDQALVDTIIPLVPDLPERLRAGIDALDVGTGQGHAPVVLAKAFPRSRFHGLDQSEAGVEAGRAEAARLGLDNVRFLIGDSAEISGEYDLITAFDVIHDLAGPDATLAAISGSLRQGGTFLMGDIAASSRLEKNVGHPFGPALFGFSVFYCMTTSLSTGGAGLGTVWGQETAVRMLNEAGFPRVDVRTVEGDPLNVYYVARKD from the coding sequence ATGTCGGATCTCGATACGCGGCGCACGTCCCGCGACCTCGGCAGGCAGGAGGAGTTCGCCGGTGAAGTGGTGGACGTACTGAACAAGGGCGCCCTCGCCCTTCTGATGAGCGTCGGCCATCAGACCGGTCTGTTCGACACCCTCGCGGGCCTGCCTCCGTCGACCAGTGACGAGATCGCCGAGTCGGCGGGGCTCGACGAGCGTTATGTGCGGGAGTGGCTCGGCGGCATGGTCGTCGGCGGCATCCTCGAGTACGAACCGGAGCACGGGAGGTACGTACTGCCGCCCGAGCACGCCGCGTCGCTGGTCGCCGCGGCCGGACCGGACAACCTGGCCGGCATGATGCAGTACATCGCGCTGATGGGTGAGGTCGAGCAGCAGGTCGTGCGCTGCTTCCGTGACGGCGGGGGAGTGCCGTACTCGGCGTATCCGCGCTTCCAGGCACTCCAGGCCGAGGAGACGGCCAGGGTCTACGACCAGGCGCTGGTCGACACGATCATCCCCCTGGTGCCCGACCTGCCCGAACGGCTGCGCGCGGGGATCGACGCCCTCGACGTGGGCACCGGACAAGGTCACGCACCCGTCGTGCTGGCGAAGGCCTTCCCCCGCAGCCGCTTCCACGGTCTCGACCAGTCGGAGGCGGGCGTGGAGGCCGGCCGTGCGGAAGCGGCCCGGCTCGGGCTCGACAACGTGCGCTTCCTGATCGGTGATTCGGCGGAGATCAGCGGCGAGTACGACCTGATCACGGCGTTCGACGTCATTCATGACCTCGCCGGGCCGGACGCCACGCTGGCCGCGATCTCCGGGTCGCTGAGGCAGGGCGGCACCTTCCTCATGGGAGACATCGCCGCGTCGAGCAGGCTCGAGAAGAACGTGGGGCACCCCTTCGGGCCCGCTCTCTTCGGCTTCTCCGTCTTCTACTGCATGACGACGTCGCTCAGCACCGGCGGAGCCGGCCTCGGCACCGTCTGGGGTCAGGAGACAGCCGTGCGGATGCTCAACGAGGCCGGCTTCCCGCGCGTCGACGTCCGGACCGTCGAAGGCGACCCGCTCAACGTCTACTACGTGGCGCGGAAGGACTGA